The nucleotide window GGCCTTCCTAGTGTCCTCGAAGTGAGTCATGCCAGCTCTTGCGACGTGTAGGGAGAGGCTAATCCCAAGAGTAGCCCGATAGATGTCATCCCGCAGATTGGGGAAATCCGGGTCGTGTTAAAGTGCAATTGGTAAAAGACGGCCGATTCATCAACCCCATTATCAAGAACCGTACCCAACTTTACAAACATATTTCAGATCAAATCTGTCAACAAAACCCTTCACTTGTTTTTGATGCTGCCGCTACTGCCTCCCGACGTCCTCAGCCTTTCTCCTTCGCCTCGACCGGCAAGCCAACAAAAAAGAGCAAGGCCAGGGCCAAACTACCTTCAAAAGCTCCTCGACCAATCGTCAAACTTCCTACTCGACCTCCGCTCCCACCTGTACCTGTCCCCAATCTTGACGATCGGCTGCCATTCAACTCACCTCTCATTCCGATGGGAGTCATCATTGCGGCGATCAAGCGAGAAAAGGCcgaagaaaaagaaaagaagaagattggtggtggtggcgaGGGTGCTGGAGAGGCCAAGGTTCccaagatgaagaagattgtcGTTAGGGGCAAGAGATAAACTGGGGCTTGTCAGTGCTGCTGGGGTTTTCATGAAGAGCATTGAATGCATTTGTATAACATCAAGGATACCTCATGTGCAGCTGGTGCTCGGTCTGTCTATCTATTAAAGTCCAACACAAGGCCGATCTCCGTGGCCATTCACTACCACAGCATCCCCTTCTTCAATTAAGGAGAAACAAGTATAATTAATGTAACCATGCAAACCATGCTGCTCGGTTTTACCACTGCTGCTTCTGTTCTTACAGCTTACAGAAGACATTGAATAGGTAGATTTGCACGTTGTGCATCTTGTCTCAGCATGACCGACTTTCACTTGCTCCATCGAGTCACATATAATGAAAACAGGTTGTTATTCCTTCTTCCGCGCCCACCCCAGTAGGATTCGCCCAATAATACAGCAGTCATCCACTATTATGCATGAAAGAGTACTTGCATGGTTATTCACCCGCGGCAAGAGCAGTTTTGCTCTGTAGATACACTTGTACCATGTTATTCGTATAGAGATGAGCAATGTTCTTCTGCATCCCGCCCTTTCTGTTCTTCCTATACGTACAAAAACGTTCGTATTTAAAGACTAAGTAATCGAACGTAGAGTCTCAACCGAGTGAGGAAAAACAACGACCTGTTTCTTTCGATTTGAATTTGGAAAGGATAAATCAAAAGTAGGtaaaggaaaaaaaaaaagcaaaaTGGAAATAACGTATCCAATTAACTTGCTATAAACAAACCCTTTACAATCTATCACCATCTACCCATACAACCCAAGACACTTTCTACTTTACTCGTCCcgcttcctcttccctaAAGCGGCCAAAGCAGCCTGAAGAGCATCCTGTCCTTGTGTGTCGTGGCCGGTACCGATGACACCAGCAAGAGCAGCCGCACCAGGGTTTGATCCATTAAGAACGATGGCTTTGAGTAATCGGTTCTCGTTTTGGAGAGAGCTGTTTTCGGCAGTAAGAGAGGCGACCTGGGCTTCGAGTTCCTCTGCAAGATTTTTCCATTTAGCAACCACTACTtcccaaaaaaaaattgTCACATACTGGCTCGTCGCTCAAGGGCTTGCTCGcgctccttcttcttggctCGGAAACGAGCAGATGCTTCGGTGTTTCTTCGTCGCTTGCTGTTGAACGATCAATATTAGTTGACTGACTTGATAAAGTACAGAAAAGAATAACGTACTCCTCCTCAATGTCGTTAGGGTTTGCGCCCATCTGCTTTAACTTTTTAGCACCTGACGGCTTGTCATCGATAGGCGAGTCTTCGTAAGCACTGATGGTGCTCGCACTTGGCACGACATCCTGGGTAGTCACAGATGTTGAAGGCACAATGGCGTTCTGGTGTTGGGCATTAGAAGCAGGGTTGGTGTAgggggaaggaagaggcaTGAGATAGTTGCTTATTGTTTGGGCAGCGCTCTGTTGTTGGGCAGTGGTAGAAGAGTTGCCCATGTAGGCAGCAAGGAAAGACTCGAGGGTGGGCCTAGAATGCTTATCGTCTTTGCTGGAGGATGAGATTGGTGTAGCTACGGTGGTTGGGGTAGGAGCGGGCGCAGCAGGAGCAGACATCTGGTTTTGGGCAGCTTGTTGCTGCTTTTTCTCCTCATCGTGAGGGGATGGGACGCTGCCAAAGTTTCGAAAAAGCTCATCGGCGTGGAGGAACCCCCAAaaagcttcttcttgctcgGGGTTCATACCGGACGAATGGGGGCTGTTACCCGGAATGGTATTGAGAGCCTGAAGGTGTTCAGGAAGGTCGGGGAACATGACTATTGGTGACTATGTCGCGACTGAAGCTGAGGGCAGCAACTGGTCAAAGGAATGACGCTGAAGGGATGTGGATAAAGACGCGTGTATATAGGCTGTTGGAAGCCGCTCGTGCAAAGAAAGCGAAGACTTGTGGTTTATAGTGGGCTGCAAGAGAGATGCGATGGCACACTGGCAAAGAAGGTCGGCGGAAATGTGATTTTGATGGAGAGTTGAGCGGGTGGAGGATGTGACTCGAACGTGCGCTTCGGCGAGAGAATCGAGGATGTAATTGTCTTTCTTGCGAGACGTTTTCTTGAGCAAAGCTCTTTTGTGAAAGTGGTGATGGGGAGGGGCAGAGATGTGCGGGGTGACTACCGAAAGGATGGGCTGATAACGAGAGCGCGTTGTCGATAACAAGGtggagagatggaggtgGAGATGAATAAGACAATTTGGAATTCGAAGGGGGGATGTTGGGAATACCTCCCCGGCGCTTTTTGGAATTGAGAAAAAAGGGTCCAGCTTAGTTCACTTGCCGTTTTCGGTAATTGTTTGGCCGCCAACCTGGGATCTGACATGTGCCACAACCTGTTATTTGCGTATCGCCGCGCAATCGGCGTCCGTTCCATGACGCACTGATTGAAGATTGAATGATGCAAGCCTAACATGTGCATACAACAAGAGCACGAATGGGTGCCTAGTAACGCTTGTAACCAATAACATCATCAAGAAGGCACGTAGCGGAACAAAGTTGCGGACGTGGTGCGTTAATCCATCCACTACTGTCGTAGTGTCGATCGCTGCTGTTCAACGTTATGTAACGTGATGTATCATGCATGAGACTTGCCCATCTACTGCTATCATTATGCTTATATATGCGGTCCAGCAGTTTAACACTAAAAACAAATCAAGAAGCTCAGCAATCCTAGTTGCCAGTGGGCTAAAAGGAGACAACGACCGACATagaagggaaagagaagacATGGCACTGGGGTAGTAAGTAGCAACAGCTCAATATCCTTGAACTATATCTCCTGAGCTGTATGAAAGTAAATGCAAGaaaaagggaaggagaagcCTTCTTATCTTGCTTTGAAATGTTTACTTGCCGAATGATAGTGCTAATATTTGTACTGTATTAAACTTACTCCTTTGGAAGTCCGTATCCGTCAAATAGCGTCGTATATCTAGTCTATACATCGGGTGCCTTAGTCAGAGCGAGATCTGGCTTGCGTCTAGTTTGAAGCCATGTCAGACCCGATGCTAGACGAGGAAGTTGTTACCCAGGCGAAGCCATACAAATGTTCCACGATCATCAAGTAAAAGGTTGATTGGTTCTATTGAAGATGTGCCTGTTAGGGATAACATCTTGTAATGTGGACACGCGAAGTATAACTTTGATTGTAGCACAAATAATGATAGCAGGGTTCGTCGCTCGGCTACTAATAGCTGTCCTCTGATGACGTTCAGTACGGGTACTGTCGCACCGAGAACGCACAAACGGTCAGTGTTTGACGTTTCCGGGAACAGAGGCGAGCTGTGATGCTGTTCAATGAAAGTGATCCATTGGATTCAAGGAGGAACTGGTTGTAAGGAGTGGTAGTAGCAGCGCTTGAAACGAGAAAAGACATGTCGCTTTTCCCttaataataataatcAAATTCGCAATGGCGCAACGAGGACGACATAGACAGCCTACTAGTGGACTATGGATTAAAACATCTCGCATAAATCGGCGTTAAGAATAAAGGTTCAAACACCGACAGGGTTTTATTCTTACCTCCACCTTATGTCGCGTCGGCGTTATACAAAATGCCGAAGTTGCGGTTTCGTGCGTCGCTCGCGGTTTCCCGAATGGCGAGGTTTACCTGAATGAAAGCTCTCCTTAACCTTCAAGTTTTACTTCTCTTACCCCTATTTCTCTCACCTTAGGACTCGGACGAGATGGTGGTGAGTTGACTGCCAATAATGCTTGCGATACGAGGAGGGGAGCGAAGAATGAGAGAGCAGAGTTCGACAAACAATGGCGCAAAGAAAAATAGCAGGAGGAAAATTCAAGCTGCGAGAGTTTTAGGAGGAAACTGGAGGACTGAGAAGAAGCTTTGGGCATCGGGAAGAACTGGGTTGGCGATAGAAGCAGAGGCTGACGCTGTTTTTAGCAATCTACCTTCAAGCGTTTTGTCGAGGTTGGCCGAGTTGTCCTCGTTAACGAGGGCCCTTCTGCTGGCAAGCTCGCCGTGATTGTTGAGATCATCGACCACAACAGGGTACGTTAATGGCAGTTGTCCAGGGTTGTTACACTGCTGACATGTCCTCCAGGCTCTCATTGACGGCCCCACCACCTCCGTTTCCCGTCAAGCTTTCCCCTACCGAAACCTCATCCTTACTCCTTACACCATTGCCTCTCTTCCCCGAGGTGTCGGTGCCGGTCCCCTCAAGAAGGCTATTGAGAAGGCCGGTGTTTTGGAGAAGTGGGAGCAGAGCGGATGGGCTAAGAAGTTGGCTGCCAGGCAGGTCAGGAAGGTGGGTGCTGGGTATGATTTTCCATGACAGGCGACTAATCAAGTTTTCTACAGAACGCTACCGACTTCGATCGATTCCAAATCCAACTCGCCAAGAGGGCTCGAAGGGACGTTGTCCGCAAGGCTTACgtcaaggagaagaaggcttCTGCCTAAACAGTAGAGCTGGATGAGGGAGGGTGTACGAGGGATGAAAACTACTTGTAGACGACGCTCAAGATAGCTATCTGCAGTGGTTTGGCATGATATTTCCGATCATTCTATTGGGATTTTTTTGTTGGTTGCCAGGATATCGGACTTGAAGATTAAGGTGGAGCGTGTACTTGATCACCGGGTGATACCTTCTACTGAGTACGATCGGCCCTTAACTCATCGACAGTCGAATGTTTTCATTGCTTTCCTTCCTGTTAGTGACCAGGACATTCCGGTCACCTCCTCAATCGCCATATATACGACTGTGGACATCGACTTTCGGCGTGGTGGCTGTCTTAAAACGAGCTGGCAGTGCTGATTCGCTAGGAAGCATCATTCATGTTTGCAACATGTGCGACATATGTGACTACCCTTCCAACTGATTACTAATGTTCTACCAGGCAGTCCTGCCAATGTACCCGTGTCACTGTCTATTACAAGTTGATACGGTCCTATGCTCATCGCCGATCGGCAGGTCCAAAATTTCAAAAACTAATTCTCTCTATTCATCATGAACAGCAAATTGGAATGAAGACGATCTGCTGCATGTTACTGTAGTGAAATGAACGGATCCATTCACGAACTACAATGTTCACTACTACTATCACTGTCACAATTTGGCTTTTGAATTCTTTATCCCATAGGAGTTCATCcacatcttctttccacaTCAAGTCATTATAGCTCTCGGACATATGAAAGACAGCTTATCCTATGCACATCTGTGCAGACATTATACCCATGTACGGAGTGCATTGCCTTGGTCACATTTGTTGCGGCCAAGAATACATTAATAATTCGATTTTATTTTCCTAAATCTGTTTTACGTAACTGGTGAATGCTCGAGTCGCGCATGAAAGTTGGACAGCTGCGTCTATTCGTTAACAACGAAGAAGTCCAAACAATCTCAGCTTAATACTGTCCTCGAAATTAATCCTGCGCTTACGTTTATCAGCCACAATGCCTCTACCCACCGCGGAAGATATCCAACCCATAATCCTTCAAACTCTTGAAGCATCTGGCTCCATTCCGGACTCTCGCGAATTGGCGTACAATGGCCGGCTTTTACAATCTGCTGATGAACAGGGTGTTGTAAGGGCTGTTTTGGACAGTTTGGCAAGTAAGGAGGTGCGTACGATCAATTAGATTTGACGAAAGCAGCGGTAGCCAATGGTTTATTTAGATGGTTGAGTACAAGCAAatcaccaccaccacctACAGCCTTACtgaggagggagagggtATCACTCAAAATGGTTCGCACGAGTATAGAGTGTGGGAGGTGCTTCCTGTGAAGGGTCAGGGGGAGCCCGTTGGTATTCCTGAACTCAAGGTGAGCAATTCAATTGCCTGTTAAACGTTGTCTGGTTGGCGACATTGAATATAGATATTGATCTTTTGCCTAGAAACGTCTCGGTGATGAGACCACCAAGGTTGGTCAGATGCGAGCGTTCAAGAACAAGTGGATAGCAAAGGATGGTGCAGGTTTCGTTCGTGCGGTGAGTCCATATGTCCATATGTTGCTGTTCGTAAAAAACGTGTTGCTGATTCGAAGAAGGCTGAGGCCCCAGTAGATGAGACTGCCGTGCAAATGAAGGAGATCAAGGAGAGCGGGCTGGTTGCAGGCGGTGAAGCCGTTGTCAAGGAGTTGCAAAAAAGAAAATTGATTCAGCATAAGTAAGTCCTCCTTCAGTACCGACGAAACAACAAAGAACCTCATACCTCCCCAGGAAGCACATCCATTACTCTATTTCCAAAGGACCTCAGTTCTCTATAGAAGTCAAGCAGCTCGAAACTGACCTTACTGTTGAAATGCTCCACTCGTACGTATTATCCAACCCTTAAAAATTTACATAACCTAATGGGAAAACGCAGAGGTGCTTGGAAAGATGCTTCGTTCAAGCAGTACAACTTTGCAGCCGCTGGTCAGCCTACTGATGGTGGCGCTCTCCATCCATTGTTGAAGGTCCGAGAAGAGTTCAGGACCATTTTCTTTGACATGGGGTATGTACCTTGACTGAAGGAGAGGATACTAGGTTCCTGATAGAACGTCACAGTTTCACCGAGATGCCTACAAACAGGTTCGTCGAATCCGCCTTCTGGAACTTCGACGCCATGTTCGTTCCTCAACAACATCCTGCTCGAGAGATGCAGGACACGTTCTATGTTAAGGGTGCGCATACTTCGAAATGGATAGTAGGTGTAGGGGCTAACAGTCTGCTGCAGACCCGGCCAAAGCCCTCCAGCCTGATACCGACTACTACGAGCGAATTCAAAAGATTCATGAGGAAGGAGGTTATGGATCTATCGGTTACCGAGCACCTTTCTCTCACGAGGAGAGTCAGAAGCTCTTGTTGCGTACACATACCACTGCTATCACTACCGACATGCTTTACAGGCTCGCCAATCAGCCTGGAGGGTTCAAGCCGGCGAAGATGTTCTCTATCGACCGAGTTTTCAGGTACTGTCCTACGATTGATTCGGTGCGCATTTGCTTATGATTTTCTGCAGAAATGAAACTGCCGACGCTACCCATTTGGCGGAGTTCCACCAAGTGGAAGGTCTTGTTGCCGACTACGATATCACTCTCGGTCACCTCCTTGGTACGTTTTCCCTCAGAAAACGCAGTCCGCTCCACTAATATGGTTTGTCTAGCGTTCATGCAAGAGTTCTTCTCCAAGACTGGTAACCACAAGCTAAGGTTCAAGCCCGCATACAACCCTTACACTGAAGTAAGCCTATTTTGATAAGATCGTGAAACGACCCTTACACAATTACAGCCCAGTATGGAAGTTTTCTCATACCATGAAGGCTTGGGCAAGTGGATTGAAATTGCCAACGTATGTCTATCGTCATTTATCATATACATAATAGGAGCTGATATGGAGCTCCAGTCTGGTGTCTTCCGCCCTGAGATGCTCGAGCCCATGGGTCTTCCCAAGGGTGTCCGCGTTCTTGGCTGGGGTATGTCTCTCGAACGTCCTACGATGATCAAATACAAGATACAAGATATTAGGACGCTTGTGGGGCACAAAACGGATTTGGATCAAGTAAAGAAGAGGCCGGCGGTCAGGTTGGAGAAGGGCGATGACTAGATGCATATGGATTTCTTGGCGGACACGCTTCGGATACCTCACTGCCAGGCTGTTTTATTTGTGGCATCGTGTGCTCCTGTTGGTATTGCTTGGATATTACAGATAGCTTGAAAATCCTTTTGTTTGATTGTCACGCACAACTTATTTGGCACCACCGAACCTCATCGGAGACTAGCCATTGTCCGTCGAGGAGCTTGGGTCTTCGAGCCCAGTCACACCACAACTCAACTTTCACAAATAAAGAGAAGACCAACGAATAAGATCTAAGAAACTGGCCTAGATCAGCTCTGCCAAATAGTCACCAAAGATCGGAGTGCGTCACGTAGCATGGCAACAATTATTCGAATTGCACGTTCCCAATTCGCTCATGTTCCTATCCAGTAAAATCATAATATTCAACATCCCACGTATCCTCAACCTTGCGTCCATCAATCTACAATTTTCTTCAGAGAAAAGCAATGACAACTATGGTCTTACTACCAAAGCGGTCATTACTACGCGCTCTTTTGATAACGTCCCCCCTCATTTTAATCGGCCTGTTCGTTTCCCTTAAATCTTCGTCTGAGCCAtttgaggatgatgatgtgACTGGTGGAGGATGGTCAAAAACTCCTGCGCCACGGACGCATGGAAGCTGGTGGGAGGGCATTCAGAGAGGGGCGAACTGGAACCCATTAGACTGGGTAAATAGCCCAGTACTCAAAGAGGAAGCACTAGATGGTGACATAGACGGATGGATAAATTTCGATGAAGAGCTGAAATGGACGAAATATGAAGGTGGTGAGTTATTCCATTGGTCATTTCCAAGTACAGCCTACCAATCATCTATCAGGCGTGGCAGGCTTCCAGGTATTTTCCAACCTATATATGACAGGCGGAGCTTTTACGGCCATTactccttttcctccagACGATCAGGCTTCCTCACTTTTCAcagacgatgaggaagagCCCATTGTTGAGCCCGAAAGTCCTTTTCCGGATACCAAGTTCATCATGTCCTCCGGTAAGCGAGGAATTGCTGCTGGACATGACAGATGGAGGTTAGAAAAGCCTGAAATGGGAAGATTAGAATTTGGTCAGATGGGTTATAAGTTGAGTGGGGTGACAGTAAGTCTTCACGCACAGTGTTCGAGCTGCTGCTGACCTATGCTACAGTTCATTTTCAATGATGGCCCAGGGCCTGGTATGTAATACACTACTTTATGAGAAGTGCAGGGACTGATTGCGCTTCCTTCGGCACTTAGAGGGCTATCTCGGTGAGCGTCCATTTGATCGTTCACTGTGATTCAGCTAACGCCCTCGACCTGGCCAGTCTACTTCAAGTGTGTCGTCTACCATTGCTTTTCAGGCCTTTTACTAATTTCCTTCAGACATTTCGCCACAGAGGCCTTCCTCGGCGCAGCCCGCGTTCTTGCATCAACTTACTTAAACGACATCTCCCACCAGGAATCCTTGCCGAAACGAATTTGGTTCCCAAGATGTGGTTCCAGTCCTAGCTGGAGAGACGAACGAGGAGAAAGTAAGTTTTCTAGCTTGAGAGAACAGAAATAGAAAGATCTACTGATAAGAGTCAGACTCTTGGTTCCTCTCTCGCGCTTTGCCTTCTGCGTCTATTGAAGATGCTACCCACTTTACCGACCGTATTCTGGCGGGGGTCACAATTCAGTTTGAAAAAATCGTTATCATCGACCGTTGTGAGTAATCATGGGTAGATTTTCAGTTTTTGTGTACAAATTTAACACAAGACTGAGCAGGGGCAGCACATTCTATTGGCAATGACAATGGCAAATGGGGCAAAGCAAGTCGCTTTTGAACGAGACATTCGCCTAGCTAACATCTCAAATTCATATGATGTAGATGAATGTTCTCGTTCCTACTGTCT belongs to Cryptococcus gattii WM276 chromosome I, complete sequence and includes:
- a CDS encoding ribosomal protein, putative (Similar to TIGR gene model, INSD accession AAW46004.1), whose product is MVQSTFKRFVEVGRVVLVNEGPSAGKLAVIVEIIDHNRALIDGPTTSVSRQAFPYRNLILTPYTIASLPRGVGAGPLKKAIEKAGVLEKWEQSGWAKKLAARQVRKNATDFDRFQIQLAKRARRDVVRKAYVKEKKASA
- a CDS encoding phenylalanine-tRNA ligase, putative (Similar to TIGR gene model, INSD accession AAW46005.1), coding for MPLPTAEDIQPIILQTLEASGSIPDSRELAYNGRLLQSADEQGVVRAVLDSLASKEMVEYKQITTTTYSLTEEGEGITQNGSHEYRVWEVLPVKGQGEPVGIPELKKRLGDETTKVGQMRAFKNKWIAKDGAGFVRAAEAPVDETAVQMKEIKESGLVAGGEAVVKELQKRKLIQHKKHIHYSISKGPQFSIEVKQLETDLTVEMLHSGAWKDASFKQYNFAAAGQPTDGGALHPLLKVREEFRTIFFDMGFTEMPTNRFVESAFWNFDAMFVPQQHPAREMQDTFYVKDPAKALQPDTDYYERIQKIHEEGGYGSIGYRAPFSHEESQKLLLRTHTTAITTDMLYRLANQPGGFKPAKMFSIDRVFRNETADATHLAEFHQVEGLVADYDITLGHLLAFMQEFFSKTGNHKLRFKPAYNPYTEPSMEVFSYHEGLGKWIEIANSGVFRPEMLEPMGLPKGVRVLGWGMSLERPTMIKYKIQDIRTLVGHKTDLDQVKKRPAVRLEKGDD
- a CDS encoding Hypothetical Protein (Similar to TIGR gene model, INSD accession AAW46006.1); its protein translation is MTTMVLLPKRSLLRALLITSPLILIGLFVSLKSSSEPFEDDDVTGGGWSKTPAPRTHGSWWEGIQRGANWNPLDWVNSPVLKEEALDGDIDGWINFDEELKWTKYEGGVAGFQVFSNLYMTGGAFTAITPFPPDDQASSLFTDDEEEPIVEPESPFPDTKFIMSSGKRGIAAGHDRWRLEKPEMGRLEFGQMGYKLSGVTFIFNDGPGPEGYLVYFKHFATEAFLGAARVLASTYLNDISHQESLPKRIWFPRCGSSPSWRDERGENSWFLSRALPSASIEDATHFTDRILAGVTIQFEKIVIIDRWAAHSIGNDNGKWGKMNVLVPTVSARPNFFDAYRKNVAQSLGITGNINQTSLPVVIYIDYQKETPRLRPEDHMGLINALKSLTPLAEIHVVTLSGMSKSRQMELFSRAWIIIGVHMEGLTQAMWMPVIPGRSTVIELFEQGGFQRDFELMATAIGHQYVAVQFDRVLPEEEWRISGPSIGEEAKNGQISVNPEVVVRVVEDIVTKNDVTEEVDDI
- a CDS encoding regulatory protein cys-3, putative (Similar to TIGR gene model, INSD accession AAW46003.1), whose amino-acid sequence is MFPDLPEHLQALNTIPGNSPHSSGMNPEQEEAFWGFLHADELFRNFGSVPSPHDEEKKQQQAAQNQMSAPAAPAPTPTTVATPISSSSKDDKHSRPTLESFLAAYMGNSSTTAQQQSAAQTISNYLMPLPSPYTNPASNAQHQNAIVPSTSVTTQDVVPSASTISAYEDSPIDDKPSGAKKLKQMGANPNDIEEDKRRRNTEASARFRAKKKEREQALERRAKELEAQVASLTAENSSLQNENRLLKAIVLNGSNPGAAALAGVIGTGHDTQGQDALQAALAALGKRKRDE